In the genome of Salinispirillum sp. LH 10-3-1, one region contains:
- the djlA gene encoding co-chaperone DjlA: MWWGKALGAMIGLYRGGPFGMLLGMVVGHGIDQLLARMLRRSSGPATPQVHSQFFESTFQFMGHMAKAKGRVEEVDIAFARSVMTRIGLTPAQRERAVELFNQGKSPDFDRDEQLRQLTAWLAPHPSLLLLFLETLVQTAYANGRIDPAERVLLQRVCDALSVNRIQFEYIHRRVLAQRAWQTHQQSSAGPRRTQDMTLQEAYDVLGVKASDDDKTIKIAYRRLMSQHHPDKLMSQGLPDSMQKLAKEKVQGIQAAYSAIKVARKNAT, from the coding sequence ATGTGGTGGGGCAAGGCACTGGGTGCAATGATCGGTCTTTATCGAGGCGGCCCATTTGGCATGCTGTTGGGTATGGTGGTGGGGCATGGCATTGATCAGTTGCTCGCCCGCATGTTGCGGCGTTCATCCGGGCCTGCAACGCCGCAGGTTCATTCGCAGTTTTTCGAGTCTACCTTTCAGTTCATGGGCCATATGGCTAAAGCCAAAGGCCGTGTAGAAGAAGTTGATATCGCCTTCGCACGCAGTGTTATGACGCGCATTGGGTTGACCCCCGCACAGCGTGAACGCGCCGTGGAGTTGTTTAACCAAGGCAAGTCTCCGGATTTTGACCGTGATGAGCAGCTTCGGCAGTTGACGGCATGGCTAGCCCCGCACCCGTCGTTATTATTGTTGTTCTTAGAAACTCTGGTTCAAACCGCCTACGCCAATGGCCGTATAGATCCGGCCGAGCGTGTGTTGCTGCAGCGTGTTTGCGATGCGCTGTCGGTCAACCGTATTCAATTCGAATACATTCATCGGCGGGTGTTGGCGCAACGCGCTTGGCAGACGCATCAACAAAGCTCAGCCGGCCCACGGCGTACCCAGGATATGACGTTGCAGGAGGCATACGATGTCTTGGGGGTAAAAGCGAGTGACGACGACAAAACCATCAAAATCGCTTATCGTCGTTTAATGAGTCAGCATCACCCCGATAAGCTTATGTCGCAAGGACTGCCCGACAGCATGCAAAAGCTTGCGAAAGAAAAAGTGCAGGGTATTCAGGCGGCTTATAGCGCTATCAAGGTGGCACGCAAGAACGCGACTTGA
- the gph gene encoding phosphoglycolate phosphatase (PGP is an essential enzyme in the glycolate salvage pathway in higher organisms (photorespiration in plants). Phosphoglycolate results from the oxidase activity of RubisCO in the Calvin cycle when concentrations of carbon dioxide are low relative to oxygen. This enzyme is a member of the Haloacid Dehalogenase (HAD) superfamily of aspartate-nucleophile hydrolase enzymes (PF00702).): MTPKAVLFDLDGTLVDSLPTIALGLQDALALLGLPGVTEEQVGHWIGEGTPVLTLKAATAVGAPERADELFAQFFPSYMPHIPGTPEIAGATALLENLASQGILCALVTNKPRAFTEPLLAALHWNRWLPVVICGDDLDERKPHPLPILEACARLGVSVSDSVMVGDSRHDVGAARAAGMSVVALAGGYNHGEEITGADFHGNTLAECGDWVLRNAKQFSKVSA, encoded by the coding sequence ATGACACCCAAGGCCGTATTGTTCGATCTCGATGGCACTCTGGTTGATAGTTTACCGACCATCGCGCTAGGCTTGCAGGACGCCTTAGCGTTGTTGGGCCTACCGGGGGTGACTGAGGAACAAGTCGGCCATTGGATTGGGGAGGGTACGCCGGTCCTGACTCTAAAGGCGGCTACCGCCGTTGGCGCGCCGGAGCGCGCGGACGAGTTGTTTGCGCAGTTTTTTCCTAGCTATATGCCGCATATTCCCGGCACGCCAGAAATTGCAGGTGCCACTGCGTTGCTGGAGAACTTGGCTAGCCAGGGCATTCTTTGTGCGCTGGTGACCAACAAACCACGCGCCTTCACCGAACCGCTGTTAGCAGCTTTGCATTGGAATCGCTGGTTACCGGTGGTGATTTGCGGTGATGATCTCGACGAGCGGAAACCGCATCCATTGCCCATCCTGGAAGCCTGTGCGCGCTTAGGTGTGTCGGTGAGCGACTCGGTGATGGTCGGGGACAGTCGGCACGATGTCGGCGCAGCGCGCGCTGCCGGTATGTCGGTGGTCGCACTGGCAGGGGGTTACAACCACGGCGAGGAAATCACCGGAGCTGACTTCCATGGTAATACCTTGGCGGAATGCGGTGATTGGGTGTTGCGCAATGCTAAACAGTTCAGTAAAGTTTCAGCCTAA
- the pdxA gene encoding 4-hydroxythreonine-4-phosphate dehydrogenase PdxA, which yields MKPLALTSGEPAGIGPDICLQLAADAQQFPTVVLGDPTLFAERADTLNLSIKIRTWVPGEPAALGGHELTLLPITAPEVVVPGVLEPGNARYVLALLDSALNGIQRGEFSGMVTAPVQKSVINDAGIAFSGHTEYLQAHAGVDDVVMLLASDKLMVALVTTHLPLSAVSAAITPEKLQRICRIMHHDLQYSFGIGQPRILVCGLNPHAGENGHLGREEIEVITPTLDALRAEGLNLIGPLPADTLFTTRVLTQGDAVLAMYHDQGLPVLKHQGFGNAVNITLGLPFVRTSVDHGTALDLSGTGQADTGSLRTALDYAQKMVEARSAQSA from the coding sequence ATGAAACCACTGGCGTTAACGTCGGGAGAGCCAGCGGGAATAGGGCCTGATATCTGTTTGCAGCTGGCCGCTGACGCACAACAATTTCCAACTGTGGTGCTCGGCGACCCGACATTGTTTGCTGAGCGAGCGGACACCCTGAATTTGTCCATCAAGATACGAACCTGGGTGCCCGGCGAGCCCGCCGCGCTCGGTGGGCATGAATTGACCCTGCTGCCAATAACAGCGCCTGAAGTCGTTGTGCCTGGCGTTTTAGAGCCCGGCAATGCACGCTATGTACTCGCGCTACTGGATAGCGCCCTGAATGGCATCCAGCGCGGTGAGTTCAGTGGTATGGTGACCGCGCCCGTACAAAAGAGCGTGATCAACGATGCGGGTATTGCCTTCAGTGGTCATACCGAATATCTGCAGGCGCACGCCGGCGTGGATGACGTCGTCATGCTGCTCGCCAGCGACAAACTGATGGTTGCCTTGGTGACTACGCACTTGCCGCTCAGTGCCGTCTCTGCTGCCATTACACCCGAGAAGCTGCAGCGCATTTGTCGCATCATGCACCATGACCTGCAATACAGCTTTGGCATCGGTCAGCCACGCATTCTGGTGTGCGGTTTAAACCCACACGCGGGTGAAAATGGCCACCTTGGCCGCGAAGAGATCGAAGTGATTACCCCAACCCTAGACGCGCTGCGCGCGGAGGGTCTTAACCTCATTGGCCCGCTCCCTGCCGACACGCTGTTCACAACCCGTGTTTTGACCCAAGGCGATGCGGTACTGGCTATGTACCATGACCAAGGCCTGCCGGTGTTGAAACACCAAGGTTTTGGCAACGCTGTCAATATCACCCTAGGCTTGCCATTCGTGCGCACCTCGGTGGATCATGGCACCGCATTAGACTTATCCGGCACTGGCCAAGCCGATACTGGCAGTCTGCGCACCGCGCTCGACTACGCTCAAAAAATGGTGGAGGCACGCAGTGCACAGAGCGCGTAA
- the apaG gene encoding Co2+/Mg2+ efflux protein ApaG gives MTAVAVRAKPQYLAEQSNPDQQRYVFAYTILISNEGEEPVQLLHRFWLITDGNGQTQEVYGEGVIGEQPVIEPGGTYVYTSGAVSQTEVATMQGYYEMVTADGEPFRADIPVFTLAVPNRLN, from the coding sequence ATGACGGCGGTCGCAGTCCGAGCCAAGCCACAGTACTTGGCCGAGCAATCAAATCCTGACCAGCAACGCTATGTCTTTGCGTATACCATTCTGATCAGCAACGAAGGTGAAGAGCCAGTGCAACTATTGCACCGCTTTTGGCTGATCACCGATGGCAATGGCCAAACACAGGAAGTCTACGGCGAAGGGGTCATAGGTGAGCAACCAGTCATTGAGCCCGGTGGCACCTATGTCTACACCAGTGGAGCCGTCTCGCAAACCGAGGTAGCCACCATGCAAGGCTATTATGAAATGGTCACCGCGGACGGCGAGCCGTTTCGCGCCGACATCCCAGTATTCACATTGGCCGTACCCAATAGGCTTAACTGA
- a CDS encoding flagellar assembly protein T N-terminal domain-containing protein, with protein sequence MKTVTFLMILMLSPLLFAQDMAHVTAGRFVQAEGQADIIYGDTHSARVRALRAAIQNASMQASSQVRSSQVVENGRLSMDYLRINSAAQVTAVEVVSEGAVGSMYRVAIEARVSESQMCANHVVNDYSKSLAVTGFALEDPTQTTLGHLGAVDRSLPSHLVNELNGLGGVRALNASYLMMYPSIPTAPTRVSARNTLTRAVDTARDLGVQFVVSGVVRDLGMQEVERNRDESDGLLAALTQRGRMMQRHLVVDVYIHDGYSGALVFQSRYSAAGAWDFRSNEKVGFATPKFFGSDFGREVQRLFDQVVEDVYATVECQPFMANIAQVDGQTIFIKMGAESGLRPGDNLGVYRTSTFFDRDQQDYTQLTDTKLVARVTQVQPHFAIAELPVRVERLNLQPDDLVIAW encoded by the coding sequence ATGAAAACTGTTACCTTTTTGATGATATTAATGTTGAGTCCCTTGCTGTTCGCGCAGGACATGGCTCACGTGACCGCCGGGCGATTCGTCCAAGCCGAAGGGCAGGCGGATATTATCTATGGTGATACTCACAGCGCTCGGGTTCGGGCTCTGCGGGCGGCCATTCAAAACGCGTCGATGCAGGCCAGTTCACAAGTGCGCTCTTCACAGGTGGTTGAAAATGGTCGACTGAGCATGGACTACTTGCGCATTAATTCAGCGGCACAGGTCACAGCGGTAGAAGTGGTCAGTGAAGGTGCGGTCGGAAGCATGTACCGCGTCGCCATTGAGGCGCGAGTGTCTGAGAGCCAGATGTGCGCTAATCATGTGGTTAACGATTACTCGAAGAGCTTAGCCGTTACCGGGTTCGCGCTGGAAGATCCGACGCAAACTACCTTGGGGCACTTGGGCGCCGTTGACCGCTCCTTGCCGTCACACTTGGTGAATGAGCTGAATGGCTTGGGTGGAGTGCGTGCACTCAACGCCAGTTACCTAATGATGTACCCCTCCATTCCCACGGCGCCGACACGCGTGTCGGCGCGCAATACGCTGACACGGGCCGTGGATACGGCGCGGGATTTGGGTGTTCAGTTCGTGGTGTCTGGCGTGGTACGCGACCTCGGCATGCAAGAGGTAGAGCGTAACCGTGATGAGTCCGATGGCCTATTGGCGGCGTTGACTCAGCGTGGTCGTATGATGCAGCGCCACTTGGTTGTTGATGTCTACATTCACGACGGTTACAGCGGTGCCTTGGTGTTCCAGAGTCGTTACAGTGCAGCAGGTGCTTGGGACTTCCGTTCGAACGAAAAAGTCGGGTTTGCCACGCCCAAGTTCTTCGGCTCTGATTTTGGTCGAGAGGTACAGCGCCTGTTTGATCAGGTGGTTGAAGACGTTTACGCCACGGTGGAGTGCCAGCCCTTCATGGCCAACATCGCGCAGGTAGATGGTCAGACGATCTTTATCAAGATGGGTGCGGAATCAGGCTTGCGGCCTGGCGACAACTTAGGTGTCTATCGCACCAGTACCTTTTTTGACCGTGATCAGCAAGACTATACGCAGTTGACCGACACCAAGTTGGTGGCGCGTGTGACGCAAGTACAGCCCCACTTCGCGATTGCGGAATTGCCGGTACGCGTTGAACGTTTGAATTTACAGCCAGACGACTTGGTGATTGCTTGGTAG
- the rpe gene encoding ribulose-phosphate 3-epimerase yields MSDYLIAPSILSADFARLGEDVEAVLNAGADVVHFDVMDNHYVPNLTMGPMFCKALRDYGIKAPIDVHLMVQPVDRLIGDFIEAGADIITFHPEASEHIDRSLQLIKDGGCKAGLVFNPATPLHYLDYVMDRVDQILIMSVNPGFGGQSFIPTALDKLRLARERISASGRDIRLEIDGGVKVDNIRAIAEAGADMFVAGSAIFNAPDYAARIAEMRAELAKVAG; encoded by the coding sequence ATGTCAGACTACCTTATTGCTCCATCCATTCTGTCAGCCGATTTTGCCCGACTGGGTGAAGATGTTGAGGCTGTGTTAAACGCCGGCGCTGACGTTGTGCACTTCGATGTTATGGACAATCATTATGTGCCTAATCTGACCATGGGGCCGATGTTCTGTAAAGCACTGCGCGATTATGGCATTAAAGCCCCCATCGATGTGCACTTGATGGTACAACCAGTAGATCGGCTGATTGGTGACTTTATTGAGGCGGGGGCAGACATCATTACCTTCCACCCGGAAGCCAGTGAGCATATCGACCGCAGTTTGCAGTTGATTAAAGACGGCGGCTGTAAGGCCGGTTTGGTGTTCAACCCTGCCACTCCACTGCATTATCTTGATTATGTGATGGATCGTGTGGATCAGATACTCATCATGTCGGTTAATCCGGGTTTTGGTGGGCAGAGTTTCATTCCGACTGCGCTCGATAAACTCCGCCTTGCGCGTGAGCGTATCTCGGCGTCCGGGCGTGATATTCGTCTGGAAATCGACGGTGGGGTGAAAGTCGACAACATTCGCGCCATTGCGGAAGCCGGTGCCGATATGTTTGTGGCTGGCTCCGCTATTTTTAACGCGCCTGACTACGCCGCACGTATTGCGGAAATGCGTGCTGAACTGGCGAAGGTGGCGGGCTGA
- the rsmA gene encoding 16S rRNA (adenine(1518)-N(6)/adenine(1519)-N(6))-dimethyltransferase RsmA, with the protein MHRARKRFGQNFLHDQHIIQRIGNSTGVTAADHVVEIGPGRGALTEVLLATGAKVTAIELDRDLLPILRTQFFNADNFTVIEGDALRFDFSTLATAEKPIKLVGNLPYNISTPLIFHLLEHRNHIIDMHFMLQKEVVDRLCAEPGTGAYSKLTVMAQYYCRPAWLFNVPPGAFTPQPKVDSAIIRLVPRPAEELNAKDARLLSRLVRTAFSQRRKTIRNNLKNDFDIDLLEKAGIDAGARPEVISVTDYVRLSNLIAEASQ; encoded by the coding sequence GTGCACAGAGCGCGTAAACGATTCGGACAGAACTTTCTGCACGATCAACACATCATCCAGCGCATCGGCAATTCGACCGGCGTCACCGCAGCGGATCACGTGGTTGAAATAGGCCCCGGCCGTGGCGCACTGACTGAAGTCCTGCTGGCGACCGGCGCCAAGGTAACAGCAATCGAACTGGACAGAGACTTGCTGCCTATTCTACGGACGCAGTTCTTCAACGCAGACAATTTTACCGTGATCGAAGGCGATGCCTTGCGCTTTGACTTCAGTACACTCGCCACGGCAGAAAAGCCCATTAAACTGGTGGGCAACCTGCCCTATAACATCTCAACACCGCTGATCTTCCATCTACTGGAGCATCGCAACCACATCATCGACATGCACTTTATGCTGCAAAAAGAAGTGGTTGATCGCCTCTGTGCCGAGCCGGGCACAGGGGCCTACAGCAAACTGACGGTAATGGCGCAGTATTATTGTCGTCCGGCGTGGCTGTTTAACGTCCCGCCCGGCGCCTTCACCCCGCAGCCTAAAGTCGACTCGGCCATCATTCGCTTGGTGCCACGTCCCGCCGAAGAGCTTAACGCCAAAGATGCCCGCTTGCTGTCGCGATTGGTACGCACGGCCTTCTCTCAGCGCCGCAAAACCATCCGCAACAACCTTAAAAATGATTTCGACATCGACCTGCTCGAAAAAGCCGGTATTGATGCCGGGGCGCGCCCGGAAGTGATCTCAGTCACAGACTATGTGCGCCTGAGCAACCTGATCGCGGAGGCAAGCCAATGA
- a CDS encoding symmetrical bis(5'-nucleosyl)-tetraphosphatase, giving the protein MARYAVGDLQGHLDPLLQLLAQVKFDPAQDELWLVGDLVNRGQQNADILRFLRQLSQCHVTLGNHDLHLLAVAHGVRPPRSKDTFTDILDAPDRVELLHWLQTRPLLHRCERTQKVMTHAGIPPCWSVDQAAALAHEMEAVLADPTLAARFFATMYGNQPDQWHQDLTEEDRWRTITNYFTRMRFITADSRLDFDHKETSDHPPAGWTPWYSARQPDGWQIIFGHWAALMGNTQRDDMVALDTGYGWGNWLTLRDIDTGEQWRCDAPAS; this is encoded by the coding sequence ATGGCACGCTACGCCGTAGGCGATCTGCAGGGTCACCTTGATCCACTACTACAACTTCTGGCGCAGGTGAAGTTTGACCCGGCGCAGGACGAACTGTGGTTGGTTGGCGACCTCGTCAATCGCGGTCAACAAAATGCCGACATACTGCGCTTCTTACGCCAACTCTCGCAGTGCCATGTGACACTCGGCAATCATGACTTACATCTGTTGGCCGTTGCCCATGGCGTTCGGCCGCCGCGCAGCAAGGACACCTTCACTGACATACTGGACGCCCCTGATCGGGTCGAGCTACTGCACTGGCTGCAAACACGCCCCTTGCTGCACCGCTGTGAACGCACCCAGAAGGTGATGACGCACGCTGGTATTCCGCCCTGCTGGAGCGTTGACCAAGCAGCCGCTCTGGCGCATGAGATGGAAGCCGTATTGGCCGATCCGACTCTGGCTGCCCGTTTCTTTGCCACCATGTACGGCAATCAACCGGATCAATGGCACCAAGACCTCACCGAGGAAGACCGTTGGCGCACCATCACCAACTACTTTACCCGGATGCGCTTTATCACCGCCGACAGCCGTCTTGATTTTGATCATAAGGAAACGTCCGATCACCCGCCAGCAGGCTGGACGCCGTGGTATAGCGCCCGTCAACCGGACGGCTGGCAAATCATCTTTGGGCACTGGGCGGCGCTGATGGGGAATACCCAGCGTGACGACATGGTCGCACTGGATACCGGTTATGGCTGGGGAAATTGGCTGACCTTGCGGGATATAGACACTGGCGAACAATGGCGTTGTGACGCCCCTGCCAGCTAA
- a CDS encoding peptidylprolyl isomerase: protein MKRILTALCLVLLPVAVQAEKVLLDRIVAVVNNDVVLQSELDARVLDIQQRYRDNPAVLPPRSELANQILDALILEQVQVQKAAEAGITITDAALNNALTDIAARQGMDLLAFRNALAREGISYDNVRRQVRRDMLIRQAQQRFVARQIQVSDAEVNQYLQTQVSAALQDVEYRLQHLLIAHSDSTAEATARSIADTINSSAQTLQAAATGRTVQDLGWRRAESLPSLLREPVRGLSTGSARVFESPNGWHVVFMADQRGSATQAVTEYRTRHILVNETRGLSAAAAAEFAQDLYLQLTEEGADFADLAQRYSVDNSAQDGGNLGWNPAEVFVPEFADAVRSTPLNQYSAPFRTTFGWHILQVQDRRETDQTLTALREKARELLFDQKYSEALPRWQQEIKNSAYISLRNEP from the coding sequence ATGAAACGAATTCTCACCGCGCTGTGCCTTGTACTCTTGCCCGTGGCCGTACAGGCTGAAAAAGTCTTGCTCGACCGGATCGTGGCTGTTGTAAACAACGATGTCGTCTTGCAGAGCGAGCTCGATGCCCGTGTTCTGGACATACAGCAGCGTTACCGCGACAACCCAGCGGTATTGCCGCCACGTAGCGAGCTTGCCAACCAGATACTGGATGCCTTGATTCTGGAACAGGTGCAGGTGCAAAAAGCCGCCGAAGCCGGCATTACCATCACCGACGCCGCATTGAATAACGCGTTAACGGACATCGCGGCGCGCCAAGGTATGGACCTACTGGCCTTCCGCAATGCCTTAGCCCGCGAAGGCATTAGTTATGACAACGTGCGTCGACAAGTACGCCGTGACATGCTGATTCGCCAAGCTCAACAGCGTTTTGTGGCGCGGCAGATTCAAGTCTCCGATGCGGAAGTGAATCAGTACTTACAAACGCAAGTCAGTGCAGCACTGCAAGATGTAGAATATCGCCTGCAGCACTTGTTGATTGCACACTCCGATTCAACCGCAGAAGCCACAGCGCGCAGCATTGCAGACACCATCAATTCCAGCGCACAAACGTTACAAGCGGCGGCCACCGGTCGCACGGTGCAAGACCTCGGCTGGCGCCGCGCAGAATCATTACCCAGCTTATTGCGTGAGCCTGTGCGTGGCCTATCTACCGGCTCAGCACGGGTCTTTGAAAGCCCTAACGGTTGGCATGTTGTATTTATGGCCGATCAGCGCGGTAGCGCCACTCAAGCCGTCACCGAATATCGTACGCGGCATATTCTGGTCAATGAAACACGTGGCCTATCTGCCGCCGCTGCAGCAGAATTCGCCCAAGACCTCTACCTTCAACTGACCGAGGAAGGTGCCGATTTCGCGGATTTAGCCCAACGCTATTCGGTCGATAACAGTGCACAAGACGGCGGCAACCTCGGCTGGAACCCAGCGGAAGTCTTCGTACCAGAATTTGCTGACGCCGTACGGAGTACGCCACTCAACCAATACAGCGCACCGTTTCGTACAACCTTTGGTTGGCACATTCTGCAAGTACAGGATCGACGCGAAACTGACCAAACCCTGACCGCTCTGCGCGAAAAAGCCCGTGAGCTGCTGTTTGATCAGAAGTATTCCGAAGCTTTGCCGCGCTGGCAGCAAGAAATTAAAAACAGCGCCTACATCTCGCTCCGGAATGAGCCATGA
- a CDS encoding DUF3530 family protein, with amino-acid sequence MSRSNAWFLGVGFCLLFASGSIVAQQAPDDEPEPAPVAPAEAPPNPMDLERVMPPPEQGSFDLELRYLNQLPAEQFVRLQANGVEFATLWRNQETGNPQGALLIVHDNGHHQDWPHVVRDLRQYLPVVGWSTLSIAMPPVPAPRVPARLLDNDDIVPGSAAGFEPDEDYLPMVDARIEASINELIRRGYLNIALVGVGSGAYQVTRFITTNAPEGDGFGFGLIMLDARPQDTAALAALLAQLDVPVLDLYLNRSAHSAQAAQQRRAALNRAGQGNNLVQVREQSSSTNYRASPNVVTRRVWGWLRSNMSGREADIINSGNGGGG; translated from the coding sequence ATGAGTCGCAGCAACGCATGGTTTTTAGGGGTCGGTTTTTGCCTATTGTTCGCATCTGGGTCAATTGTGGCTCAGCAAGCACCAGACGATGAACCAGAACCAGCCCCTGTAGCACCAGCCGAAGCACCGCCCAATCCAATGGATTTAGAGCGCGTCATGCCGCCCCCAGAGCAAGGCAGCTTCGACTTAGAGCTGCGTTATTTAAACCAGTTGCCGGCGGAACAATTTGTTCGCTTGCAGGCCAACGGCGTCGAGTTTGCAACGCTGTGGCGTAATCAAGAAACCGGCAACCCGCAAGGGGCATTGTTGATTGTGCACGATAACGGCCACCATCAAGACTGGCCACATGTTGTGCGAGACTTACGGCAATATTTGCCCGTTGTCGGTTGGTCAACGTTATCCATTGCGATGCCGCCGGTACCCGCCCCCCGAGTCCCTGCTCGCCTGCTGGACAATGACGACATTGTGCCCGGCTCAGCGGCCGGTTTCGAGCCGGACGAAGACTACCTCCCCATGGTGGATGCTCGTATCGAAGCAAGCATCAACGAGTTGATTCGACGAGGCTACTTAAACATTGCCTTAGTCGGCGTGGGCAGCGGCGCCTATCAGGTCACGCGTTTTATCACGACCAACGCACCAGAAGGCGACGGTTTTGGTTTCGGTTTAATTATGCTGGATGCGCGACCACAGGACACAGCAGCACTTGCTGCATTATTGGCGCAGCTTGATGTACCTGTCTTGGATTTGTACTTAAACCGCAGTGCGCATTCTGCCCAAGCAGCTCAGCAGCGCCGAGCGGCATTGAATAGAGCAGGACAAGGTAACAATCTGGTACAGGTGCGTGAACAAAGCTCCAGTACAAATTATCGCGCATCGCCCAACGTTGTGACTCGGCGTGTCTGGGGTTGGTTGCGCAGCAACATGAGTGGTCGCGAAGCCGACATTATCAATAGCGGCAACGGAGGAGGCGGATAA
- the trpE gene encoding anthranilate synthase component I: MHEQEYYALAAQGYNRAPLTREILADLDTPLSTYLKLARGPFSYLFESVQGGEKWGRYSFIGLPCREYIEVRGHHVRVLRDEQVIEEHAHHEDPLAFIEDFKAPFRVAEIPGLARFNGGLVGYFGYDTVRYIEPRLAKSTPPDDIGNPDILLMVSDEVIIFDNLAGKIQFVVHGNPAEPGSYAKAQQRLDELAKALHDAPVPDLPTPQGKHLQESDFTSHFGEAEFHAAVERIKEYTLAGDIMQAVPSQRLSAPFPYEPLNLYRALRSLNPSPYMFFLDLGDHQVVGSSPEILARVEGDEITVRPIAGTRHRGQTPEQDKAMEEELLADPKEIAEHLMLIDLGRNDAGRVARTGSVRVTDQMVVERYSHVMHIVSNVNALRRHDVSAIDVLRATHPAGTLSGAPKIRAMEIIDELEPVKRGIYGGAVGYLGWNDNMDTAIAIRTAVIKNGVLYVQAGAGVVADSVPRLEWKETMNKARAIFRAAELVSRGLSVE; this comes from the coding sequence ATGCACGAACAGGAATACTATGCCCTGGCAGCACAGGGCTATAACCGAGCCCCTTTAACTCGGGAAATACTTGCTGACCTAGATACCCCTCTGTCGACTTACCTCAAGCTAGCACGCGGCCCATTCAGTTATCTATTTGAGTCGGTACAGGGCGGCGAAAAATGGGGACGCTACTCCTTCATCGGTCTGCCGTGCCGGGAATACATCGAAGTCCGTGGCCACCACGTACGTGTGTTGCGTGATGAGCAAGTCATCGAAGAGCATGCTCATCATGAAGACCCTTTAGCCTTTATTGAGGATTTCAAAGCACCGTTTCGCGTGGCTGAGATCCCGGGTCTGGCGCGCTTTAATGGCGGTTTGGTGGGTTACTTCGGGTACGACACGGTGCGCTACATCGAACCACGCTTGGCGAAATCAACACCACCGGATGACATCGGTAATCCCGATATTTTGCTGATGGTGTCGGACGAAGTGATAATTTTCGACAACCTTGCTGGCAAGATTCAATTTGTGGTGCATGGTAATCCTGCTGAACCGGGCAGTTACGCCAAAGCGCAGCAGCGCCTCGACGAGTTGGCGAAGGCATTACACGACGCCCCGGTGCCGGATCTACCCACACCGCAAGGCAAGCACCTGCAAGAAAGCGACTTTACCAGCCACTTTGGTGAGGCCGAGTTTCACGCTGCGGTCGAGCGCATCAAAGAATACACCCTGGCCGGCGATATCATGCAGGCAGTACCTTCGCAGCGCCTCAGTGCCCCCTTTCCTTATGAGCCGCTTAACCTTTATCGTGCTCTACGCAGCTTGAATCCGTCCCCTTACATGTTCTTTCTGGATCTGGGTGATCACCAGGTGGTGGGTAGCTCACCGGAAATTCTCGCCCGTGTTGAAGGCGATGAAATTACCGTGCGTCCGATTGCCGGTACACGGCATCGCGGGCAGACTCCGGAGCAGGACAAGGCCATGGAAGAAGAACTGCTGGCCGATCCGAAGGAGATTGCTGAACACCTTATGTTGATTGACCTAGGACGCAACGATGCCGGGCGTGTCGCGCGTACCGGCAGCGTGCGCGTGACGGATCAGATGGTGGTAGAGCGTTATTCGCATGTAATGCATATCGTGTCGAACGTTAACGCCTTGCGGCGCCACGATGTGAGCGCCATCGACGTATTGCGCGCTACCCACCCGGCGGGCACACTCAGCGGGGCGCCCAAGATTCGTGCCATGGAGATCATTGACGAGCTGGAGCCAGTGAAGCGCGGCATTTACGGTGGGGCTGTGGGGTATCTGGGTTGGAACGACAATATGGATACGGCCATTGCCATTCGGACGGCAGTGATCAAAAACGGCGTGCTCTATGTGCAAGCAGGCGCTGGTGTTGTGGCCGACTCTGTGCCGCGCTTGGAATGGAAAGAGACCATGAATAAGGCGCGGGCGATTTTTCGTGCCGCAGAATTGGTCAGTCGCGGCTTAAGTGTCGAGTAG